A DNA window from Vigna angularis cultivar LongXiaoDou No.4 chromosome 1, ASM1680809v1, whole genome shotgun sequence contains the following coding sequences:
- the LOC108323825 gene encoding BTB/POZ domain-containing protein At5g47800 isoform X1: protein MKFMKLGTKADTFYTEQATRTLISEIAADLVIQINDITYLLHKLQFPLLPKCGLLQRLCYDSSDSESVSLELHDIPGGEEAFELCAKFCYGIAINISAHNFVSALCAAKFLRMNDSIEKGNFVGKLESFFNSCILEGWKDSIATLQTTATLPEWSENLGIVRKCIDSIIEKILTPPPQVKWSYTYTRPGYTKKQHHSVPKDWWTEDVSDLDIDLFRCIIMAIRSTYVLPPQLIGEALHVYACRWLPGIPKLKSSGSSVSQTEESKQKNRKILETIVSMIPADRGSVSVGFLFRLLSISIHLGVSSVTKTELIRRASLQFEEATVSDLLYPSTSSSDQNYYDTELVLAVLETFLKLWKRMSPGAVDSSYFLRSIRNVGKLIDSYLQVVARDDNMQVSKFVSLAETVPSIAREDHDDLYQAINIYLKMHPELSKADKKRLCGILDCQRLSPEVRGHAVKNELLPLRTVVQLLYFEQDKGSKATSSHKLPKPHEILLGAKDRAATTRDTQSKHSLGPAKEEFNGEEIRERDKQKTKRSDGKLALNLEKKMVIRGDIEETQSEKGRIVRDESSSSGKVNMDPKKMIRRARSKSEHGVKK from the exons atgaagttcaTGAAACTTGGGACAAAGGCAGATACATTCTACACTGAACAAGCTACCAG GACTCTGATATCAGAGATAGCTGCAGACCTTGTGATTCAAATCAATGACATCACGTATCTGTTACACAAG CTGCAGTTTCCGCTTCTTCCCAAATGTGGCCTCCTACAAAGGCTTTGCTATGACAGTAGTGATTCAGAGAGTGTCTCTCTGGAGCTTCATGATATACCAGGAGGAGAAGAGGCTTTCGAACTGTGTGCCAAGTTTTGTTACGGAATTGCAATCAACATAAGTGCCCATAACTTTGTATCCGCTCTCTGTGCTGCCAAGTTCCTTAGAATGAACGATTCCATTGAGAAGGGAAACTTTGTTGGAAAACTTGAGTCTTTCTTCAATTCATGCATACTTGAAGGTTGGAAAGATTCCATTGCAACGCTTCAAACTACTGCTACGTTACCAGAGTGGTCTGAGAATCTTGGTATTGTCAGAAAGTGCATTGATTCAATTATTGAGAAAATTCTCACACCACCACCACAG GTCAAATGGTCCTACACCTACACCAGGCCAGGCTACACAAAAAAACAGCACCATTCTGTGCCAAAAGATTGGTGGACGGAGGATGTTTCTGATCTTGACATAGATCTTTTCAGGTGCATAATAATGGCTATTAGATCAACATATGTCCTCCCTCCACAGCTTATTGGAGAAGCTTTGCATGTCTATGCCTGCCGGTGGCTACCGGGAATCCCAAAGCTTAAAAGTTCTGGCAGTTCAGTGTCTCAAACAGAAGAATCTaaacagaaaaacagaaaaattcttgaaacaattgttagcatgATTCCTGCAGATAGAGGGTCTGTGTCGGTTGGCTTCTTGTTTAGGCTTCTCAGCATTTCAATTCACCTTGGTGTTTCCTCGGTGACCAAAACAGAACTCATAAGGAGAGCCAGTTTGCAGTTTGAGGAGGCAACAGTGAGTGACTTGCTTTACCCTTCAACATCCTCTTCTGACCAGAACTATTATGATACAGAGTTAGTTCTAGCAGTGTTGGAAACTTTCTTGAAGCTTTGGAAAAGAATGTCTCCAGGTGCTGTGGATAGCAGCTACTTTTTGAGATCAATTAGAAATGTCGGCAAGCTCATTGATTCCTATCTTCAAGTGGTAGCAAGGGATGATAACATGCAAGTTTCAAAATTTGTGTCTCTTGCTGAAACTGTGCCCAGTATTGCTCGAGAAGACCATGATGATCTGTACCAGGCAATCAACATCTACCTTAAG ATGCATCCTGAACTGAGCAAAGCAGACAAGAAGCGGTTGTGTGGGATTCTAGACTGTCAAAGATTGTCCCCAGAAGTGCGTGGACATGCAGTAAAAAACGAGCTTCTGCCATTAAGAACAGTAGTGCAGCTGCTCTACTTTGAACAAGACAAAGGGTCTAAGGCAACCTCCAGTCACAAACTGCCAAAGCCACATGAGATACTTCTGGGAGCAAAAGATAGAGCAGCTACCACAAGAGACACCCAAAGCAAACATTCTTTAGGTCCAGCCAAAGAAGAATTCAACGGAGAAGAAATTAGAGAAAGGGATAAGCAGAAAACAAAAAGATCAGATGGCAAATTGGCATtgaacttagaaaaaaaaatggttataaGAGGAGACATTGAAGAGACACAATCTGAGAAAGGCAGGATTGTGAGAGATGAAAGTAGTTCGAGCGGCAAGGTGAACATGGATCctaaaaaaatgataagaagGGCAAGAAGTAAATCAGAACATGGTGTGAAGAAGTAA
- the LOC108323825 gene encoding BTB/POZ domain-containing protein At5g47800 isoform X2, with protein MKFMKLGTKADTFYTEQATRTLISEIAADLVIQINDITYLLHKFPLLPKCGLLQRLCYDSSDSESVSLELHDIPGGEEAFELCAKFCYGIAINISAHNFVSALCAAKFLRMNDSIEKGNFVGKLESFFNSCILEGWKDSIATLQTTATLPEWSENLGIVRKCIDSIIEKILTPPPQVKWSYTYTRPGYTKKQHHSVPKDWWTEDVSDLDIDLFRCIIMAIRSTYVLPPQLIGEALHVYACRWLPGIPKLKSSGSSVSQTEESKQKNRKILETIVSMIPADRGSVSVGFLFRLLSISIHLGVSSVTKTELIRRASLQFEEATVSDLLYPSTSSSDQNYYDTELVLAVLETFLKLWKRMSPGAVDSSYFLRSIRNVGKLIDSYLQVVARDDNMQVSKFVSLAETVPSIAREDHDDLYQAINIYLKMHPELSKADKKRLCGILDCQRLSPEVRGHAVKNELLPLRTVVQLLYFEQDKGSKATSSHKLPKPHEILLGAKDRAATTRDTQSKHSLGPAKEEFNGEEIRERDKQKTKRSDGKLALNLEKKMVIRGDIEETQSEKGRIVRDESSSSGKVNMDPKKMIRRARSKSEHGVKK; from the exons atgaagttcaTGAAACTTGGGACAAAGGCAGATACATTCTACACTGAACAAGCTACCAG GACTCTGATATCAGAGATAGCTGCAGACCTTGTGATTCAAATCAATGACATCACGTATCTGTTACACAAG TTTCCGCTTCTTCCCAAATGTGGCCTCCTACAAAGGCTTTGCTATGACAGTAGTGATTCAGAGAGTGTCTCTCTGGAGCTTCATGATATACCAGGAGGAGAAGAGGCTTTCGAACTGTGTGCCAAGTTTTGTTACGGAATTGCAATCAACATAAGTGCCCATAACTTTGTATCCGCTCTCTGTGCTGCCAAGTTCCTTAGAATGAACGATTCCATTGAGAAGGGAAACTTTGTTGGAAAACTTGAGTCTTTCTTCAATTCATGCATACTTGAAGGTTGGAAAGATTCCATTGCAACGCTTCAAACTACTGCTACGTTACCAGAGTGGTCTGAGAATCTTGGTATTGTCAGAAAGTGCATTGATTCAATTATTGAGAAAATTCTCACACCACCACCACAG GTCAAATGGTCCTACACCTACACCAGGCCAGGCTACACAAAAAAACAGCACCATTCTGTGCCAAAAGATTGGTGGACGGAGGATGTTTCTGATCTTGACATAGATCTTTTCAGGTGCATAATAATGGCTATTAGATCAACATATGTCCTCCCTCCACAGCTTATTGGAGAAGCTTTGCATGTCTATGCCTGCCGGTGGCTACCGGGAATCCCAAAGCTTAAAAGTTCTGGCAGTTCAGTGTCTCAAACAGAAGAATCTaaacagaaaaacagaaaaattcttgaaacaattgttagcatgATTCCTGCAGATAGAGGGTCTGTGTCGGTTGGCTTCTTGTTTAGGCTTCTCAGCATTTCAATTCACCTTGGTGTTTCCTCGGTGACCAAAACAGAACTCATAAGGAGAGCCAGTTTGCAGTTTGAGGAGGCAACAGTGAGTGACTTGCTTTACCCTTCAACATCCTCTTCTGACCAGAACTATTATGATACAGAGTTAGTTCTAGCAGTGTTGGAAACTTTCTTGAAGCTTTGGAAAAGAATGTCTCCAGGTGCTGTGGATAGCAGCTACTTTTTGAGATCAATTAGAAATGTCGGCAAGCTCATTGATTCCTATCTTCAAGTGGTAGCAAGGGATGATAACATGCAAGTTTCAAAATTTGTGTCTCTTGCTGAAACTGTGCCCAGTATTGCTCGAGAAGACCATGATGATCTGTACCAGGCAATCAACATCTACCTTAAG ATGCATCCTGAACTGAGCAAAGCAGACAAGAAGCGGTTGTGTGGGATTCTAGACTGTCAAAGATTGTCCCCAGAAGTGCGTGGACATGCAGTAAAAAACGAGCTTCTGCCATTAAGAACAGTAGTGCAGCTGCTCTACTTTGAACAAGACAAAGGGTCTAAGGCAACCTCCAGTCACAAACTGCCAAAGCCACATGAGATACTTCTGGGAGCAAAAGATAGAGCAGCTACCACAAGAGACACCCAAAGCAAACATTCTTTAGGTCCAGCCAAAGAAGAATTCAACGGAGAAGAAATTAGAGAAAGGGATAAGCAGAAAACAAAAAGATCAGATGGCAAATTGGCATtgaacttagaaaaaaaaatggttataaGAGGAGACATTGAAGAGACACAATCTGAGAAAGGCAGGATTGTGAGAGATGAAAGTAGTTCGAGCGGCAAGGTGAACATGGATCctaaaaaaatgataagaagGGCAAGAAGTAAATCAGAACATGGTGTGAAGAAGTAA